aaaatacaattatgTTGAGgacaaaaatgtcaaaatttgtGAAGTTTGTTTTGAGAGTTGGGCATAATAAATGTTGTCTGATAACTATCTCCCAAccacataatgatttaagctcataatttttatataattttgtaaatctttaattataccatttatttattaaaaaatttatattaaccTCGTAACTctcaaatttacaattttttttttcttttgtcgtCCTCGTCTgatcttttaattctttaaaaaaatttaatatataaatattcggtctattttaatttttaaatttctatataaataatattagtCTGTCCAATATTTGTCATAATCAACTTTTGTGGCTTCATTACATAAGTCAACATTAGCATATTAATATATACACTCAAAGCCACCacgtattatttatttgtcaaAATCGAATTGAAAGTAAAGACGGGTATTGATGCATGATTCCACTGTAGCTAAATTCACATGATATGAATTAAGATAGAGATGATAATAGCTACAAAATTGAGAGACGAGCGATCGTACAACACCTTCCTATATATGTTCGCCAGGTGCGTAAACAAATTTAAGTCTATAAGTTAAGACCAATTTGGTCGGTTTAGTTCGAGCTGACTAAAGGATGCTAGGTTTAGCCTTTTGGGTAGGATGACTTTGGTCGAGTGAGCTTTGGTTGGCGTCGACCCAGTGCATGTTCTTTTTCATAGGCTcgtcttaaaataaatatttaaaaaaaattaaagaatcaaaactaaaatttataatatattttaaatgattttttaaatatttgtaatggATAATGTGGGCCCACCCTTGGTGCTCGCGTGAGGACAAAGGTGGCGTAAGGTCAAACAAGGTGGCGTGTAAGGGGAAAataagttttcttttctttttcttttttttaaatatatttagagtttggttttctattttttggaaaaaaataaattaatatttaaaaattatacagcctttcccttcatttctttataattattttcacattttcaaatttattaataaaaaagttaattatttatttcagaaaataatattaacgtttaaaagattaaacaaaataagaaacattacgtaatataataatgttataaatatttatttaatatctaaatcatggtaacttaaaaaaaataatgattcaACTACTTATtcgattattttaaaattatagttaataattaattacatgaaacccctaaaataataaaaagatttcaaataaaaaattcatttttttttataaatttaatattaaaattttcattttattaaatttaagtttaaattttaaaaatttctctaaataaaattatgcaaAAGGGCTAATAAGGGTGAAAACTCTAAActcatcaataaaatattttaactaagttaaatatttttattactgAGGTAAAACTCCACACTTCCATATCAATTTggtctttgcttctttttttaatattttaaaatttgtatgataaattttatttactaaaaaaaatataattatcatATTAATGTCACATCAATCTTCCAATAATGATATTAACAAATTCCATTAAAATTAGTTCcataaatatctaataataataataatgaaatagaGGTATAGGCAGAGACGAATAGAATTATCGTGTACCTACCTGTTCCACTCCATAAACATCTTATAATTATACTGTCGTTTCAGCAACgtgaaagaatattaatgaaatcgACACCAAacagagttaaaaaaaatagcaaatcAAAAtcgaatcaaattaaattctcCATTAATGAAagttaaagaaatatttttaaaaaaattaatcaatcagataattacaaaataaaatttctcatCCCTCCAATAATTGTCGATTTGCGTCGGTCGTGACCCAATAGAAATCCATTCaaattaacacaaaaataataataataattaaaattaaaaataaaaattaattaattaattaattaaaactattcttcttcttcttccactaTAAAAAGGCCCATAAAACGAAGGCCTAACTCACTCAAAACCAGAAAGCTTCAAGAGCTCAACAATGGCGGCCAAGAACAATTTCAGCCTTCTtattctcctcctccttgTGCAGCTGTTTTATTCAGGTCcgatattcttttttctttttttattattatggaaaataataatgttatttaattttaatagggccaattttgaaaaattgaaaaacaggAAGGGCCGAACTGCAAATGAATTATTATGCAAAAAGTTGCCCAAAAGCtgaagaaattataaaacagCAAGTTACTGAGCTCTACTATGAACATGGAAACACTGCCGTTTCGTGGCTTAGAAACCTCTTCCATGATTGCGTTGTTcaggtaattaattaattaattaattaattcactaatttatttttgcccttttaattatttcttgagttttcttttttaatataaataattttaaaatttatttaatgaaattttaaatttatatcttaataaatatttaagttaCGAGAAGGATCAGCTGTTTCTGTAATttgtatgttttattttacagTCTTGTGATGCGTCTCTACTGTTGGAGACGACTGTGGGTGTGGAATCAGAGAAAGATTCAGACAGAAGTTTTGGGATGAGAAACTTCAAATAcgtaaataaaatcaaagttGCCGTTGAAAATGCATGCCCTCAGACTGTTTCTTGTGCTGATATTGTTGCACTATCGGCTAGAGATGGCATCGTTATGgtacttaaattaatttacacATAATCGATGATGTTAAATGAGTTGTGGATGGTTTTGATGAGTGAATGTGATATGCAGTTGAAAGGACCGCATATCGACTTGAAAACAGGAAGAAGAGATAGCAAAATGAGCTATTCGAATCTTGTTGAAGAGCTGGTCCCAAAGCACAATGAATCTCTTGTGAATGTTCTCTCGAGGTTTAAGTCTATTGGCATTGACACGGAGGCAACGGTTGCCCTTTTAGGTCTGCATCTGCCCAACTCTACCagcgtttttttttcttcttttaattaataataaaaaatatttttgaaaaaatagtataattttttttttcggtaaCTTAATTATAAGAACTCAAAAGTTAGCTATAAAATTCTAGACATGGACGGTTCAATAGATAGCTAAAGTAAACATTAATTGAAGAATTTATTGTACTGATCATTGTTTAATTCGTTCAGGAGCTCATTCAGTGGGTCGAGTTCACTGTGTGAACTTAGTGGAGAGGCTGTACCCAACCGTTGACCGAACCATCGATCCTAATTACGCACAATACCTAAAAGTTCGATGCCCGACGCCGAATCCTGACCCAGAAGCAGTATTGTATTCGAGAAACGACCGTGAAACTCCAATGATTCTAGACAATATGTACTACAAAAATGTTCTTGAACACAAGGGGTTGTTGATCGTGGACCAAGAATTGGTTTCCAACCCTCTTACTCTTCCCTATGTCAAGAAATTTGCAGCcgacaataaatattttcacgACCAATTTGCTAGGGGAATTCGTTTGTTGTCGGAGAATAATCCGCTCACTGCCGATCAAGGTGAGATTAGAAAAGATTGTCGCTATGTTAATTAAAGCTACGAAACTCAATTAACGTAATTGAGTTTGTAAGCAAGAATTATGGGTTAAAATCCCATGTTGTGTGTCGTGGTCATTCTAAAATATGAATGATTACGACTGTTATGTGTATCGTTCATCATTTGACGTTCCAAAAAAGGGAATTGTGTAACCCATGTGAATATATGTGACAAACTATATTATCGTTTAAGTTTCGTCCAATAacgattttattttcatacgTACATACATGtcttctcatggctttgctttgggctttcccaaccggcctcatactaatggagatattattcctcacttataaacccatgatcattccttcaattagccgatgtgggacttttatcatccaacgTATGTATGCATATTTTGTTCGATgactatttaatatttagtatttgaaaattaagcacACGTACATACACATATACATACGtacaaacatgttttttttttttttgaaataataagatgataaaaccaaataaatagttttcaaattaaatgttacaatttttaaaaaattatttgttatttttatatatttttagaaataattatgATGGTTGGGCCATCTTTCAATTTGAAGGAATaaagaatttcctttgattcgAGTCAGCCCAATTATCAAAATGAGATGGTTAGCTCATTCTAGGCctctacaaaaataaatattctagttttttatatttaaaaaaaaaatatatatatatatatatataataaaattgtttttttaattcacaactagataaaatattaaaaaaataatccatttattaaacttataattttattaaaaaaaaataaaaaaaaatcataattaatgatttattattaagtGGTGGATGAGTAGGTGTAAGTTCAAAAGTTTGtagcttttatttttttatttttttaatgttacatGTCTCATTCAATCTTGTAGCTGAAATAAGTGACATTGTTTGTCTGTTTAAGGTATAATATTTGACTGACAtatctaaatttcaaatatttatctttTGCTCATCTTTAACATATGACATCCGAGTAAATGAggagtatataaataaaccaataatcagggtgtgaaaatttctccctagcAATCGCATTTTAAAGtcatgaggctgatgacgatatgtaacaagccaaagtcatatatttcatttttcggTAGCTCAGTCATAGAAACTTCATagttaaacatgttttatgtgatgtatgttgggtgacctcctAAAATTTTTTCCACAACATAGGTAAGtaaggacaaaacatgctaaaaaaaaacttgtgttAATCAATGAGGATAGTTATAGTGGTCATGTCCCCGTCGTTAAGAtgaacctaaaaataaataatgcacgacaataaaacaaattaaattataatatagtaCAATAATACgtggaaaatatttaataatttctattagttttatttatttatttattattattgggaaGAAATAATATCGATTCCTTATAAGTTATTACTACAATAGtgaagtaaaattaaaataaaaggaaaataaatgaaatgtagctttgaaaaacaaaaacatcgAATATAATTCCAATTTCTTAATGCTTAAAATGTAAAACTGTGATTCTTACGTTAAAAATAATTGGCCTTCAAAAGCACTccacaataaaagaaaaaaatcaaccaaCGTGAGCCGTCCGATCAAAATCTAGTCAAGATTCAATAATTATACCCGAGATCCTGTGCGTTTTTAACCAACCGTGGGGCCCGcaccaaattttaaaatcaaaatcagcCACCATTTTTCTCGAGATCTCCTCCCGATTTTCTACGGTTGTGATGCGCTGTAGCCCTTAATCAAACAAATCGCGACCCTACAATGAAAGTAACGTAAATCAGACGGTGGTACGTGCTTATGAGCCTGATAAGTCCGAAATGTGACGTGGCGTTAAAACGACGCCGCTTTTATGGACCTATTACTAGGAGAAGCCACACTCTATAGGCATTTctgttgacttttttttttttcttttgttaatttcatttgtttaattaagaaaagaaaaatgcaataatttaaaatttattaagatttaaagttttgtaaaattaaagagaaaaaaatgacgTGGAAAACCTAATCCCACGCTTGGTTTTTGGCAGATCAGCTGACATGGATAGCGCGTTGAACCCACCGCCTAAAAGACTGACACGTGGGTCGGAAGGAAAACCGTGGAATACACGCGCAATGGTAAGGCACGTGAGACAAAAAACGTCCACCCTGTAAAAGAGATGTGAAacggagaaaaaaagaagaaagtttgCTTTATCATCGAAAAATTACCGTTGTGAATGTACACGTGTCAGAACGACAGTCCACTTGTCCCATTCACTAAGTATTCCTTGTTTGTATGCTGAGGTTTTGTCTATTTTTAAGGCAAAGAAAATACCAttcttccctctctctctctaagcCCGTGAatttttcatcatcttcttcgtcGGAAACAGAGATGGATTTGAAGAACAGAACTTAATCTCAATAATGGTtaatttctctcaattttccACGTCATTTACCTTCATGTTActtctattttccttttccagtGCTGGCATTTTCAATTCCGCCGCCGTAATCGCTGTAACCGCCGCCGCCACAGAGTTCGACTTCGGCACCGTCGCCCTCAGTAGCTTGAAGCTCCTTGGCGATGCTCACTTAAATAACGGGAGCGTGATGCTTACGCGCGACCTTGCCGTCCCCAACTCCGGCGCCGGCAGAGTCCTCTACGCCCAACCTATCAGATTCCGGCAGCCAGGGATTGACTACCTCGCCAGTTTCTCCACatttttctccttctccatTACGAATCTCAACCCTTCGTCGATCGGCGGCGGGCTGGCGTTTGTAATCTCGCCGAACGCCGACACTGTCGGCGGCGCTGGAGGGTTCTTGGGCCTGGCCGACGACAGGGGATTGGGATTCGTGGCGGTGGAATTTGACACGTTGATGGATGTcgaatttaaggatattaatggGAATCATGTCGGGTTGGATCTAAACGACATGGTTTCGTTGCAGGTTAAAGATCTGGATGGAATTGGAATCGATCTCAAAAGCGGCGATACGGTGAATTCTTGGATCGAATACGATGGGTCGTCTCggatctttgaaattttcgtTTCTTATTCGAATTTGAAACCGACAGAACCTTTATTGTCGTTCAATCTCGATCTCGACCCGTATTTGAACGATTTCATGTATGTCGGATTTTCCGGTTCGACTCAGGGGAGTACGGAAGTTCACAGTGTGGACTGGTGGAGTTTTACGTCGTCGTTTGACTCAAATTACCCACCGGGGGCGGTTCCGCCGCCACCGACGACGACGCTGATGAACCCAGCAGCCAATATCGCTCAGTCACCGCCGCCGACGCAGCCACCGTCAGGGTCAAATTCTGTCACGCAGAAGGACACCAAGTCGCCGTCCTGCCACAACGGACTCTGTAAGCAAAACGCCGGCGCAGTTGTCGGAGTAGTGACGGCGGGGGCGTTTGTTTTAGCATTATTTGCTGGTGGGTTAATCTGGGTATATTCCAAAAAGATCAAACGGGTGAAGAAATCAGACTCCCTCGCTTCAGAAATCATCAAAACGCCGAAGGAATTCACTTACAAAGAGCTCAAAATCGCCACTAAATGCTTCAATTCGAATAGAATCATTGGCCATGGCGCTTTTGGGACTGTTTATAAAGGGATTATGCCGGAGACCGGCGACATTGTGGCGGTGAAACGGTGCAGCCATAGTACACAAGGGAAGACCGAATTTCTCTCTGAACTTTCGATCATCGGAACTCTCCGCCACCGGAATTTGGTCCGTCTTCAAGGATGGTGTCACGAAAAGGGCGAAATTCTACTAGTTTACGATTTAATGCCAAATGGGAGTTTGGATAAAGCTCTATTCGAGGCCAGAACGCCGCTGCCGTGGCCTCACCGGAGAAAAATCCTTCTCGGCGTCGCCTCCGCGTTGGCGTATTTGCATCAAGAATGTGAAAATCAGGTCATTCACAGAGACATTAAAACCAGTAACATAATGTTGGATGAAGGATTCAATGCCCGATTAGGCGATTTCGGGTTGGCCCGACAAGTGGAGCACGATAAATCACCGGACGCCACCGTCGCCGCCGGTACAATGGGGTATTTAGCCCCGGAATATCTCCTCACCGGGCGTGCAACGGAAAAAACCGACGTATTCAGCTTCGGCGCCGTAGTACTCGAAGTAGCCAGCGGTAGACGGCCAATCGAGAAGGAGACGGTTTCCGCCGCCCGCGGCGGAAGATTTGGCGTCAATAGTAATTTGGTCGACTGGGTTTGGAATTTACACCGAGATGGACGGTTATTGACGGCTGCCGACGGGAGACTCAGCGGCGAGTTCGACGAATCGGAGATGAGGAAAGTTTTGTTAGTCGGGTTGGCTTGTTCGCACCCGGATCCAATGACCCGACCCACAATGAGAAGCGTAGTGCAAATGTTAATCGGCGATTCAGAGATTCCGATCGTCCCTCGGGCCAAACCGTCGACTAGTTTCAGCACCGCCCATTTGCTTCTCACTTTACAAGACAGCGTGTCCGATCTCAACGGCATGATCGCCATTTCTGCTTCCTCGTCCGAGGTGAGTTTCAAGGGCATGGATCTGATCTCGCTGGATGATCGGACGGTGGAAATCCATCAAACGTCAGAATAATTATCCACTCATACGGTACATATATTTCacagaattaaattattgtatttttcaatcttatccaatattttattctaatttaatGTATGACAAAATAACCAGGCATCAGCACTCCAACTGAGATTGTGGGGCCCacagtttatttattaattattattatatcttacCCTTTTTGGGATTCTGGGTGGATGGTtgctttcaaaaaattaacctcctttttaaaaaaaataaaacaccaATTAATTATCATTAGTGATTAATTATgtaactttataaaaaaaaagtattgattaattaactaagtttaaaattttcataattattaaaatatatgtatttttttagtttcgaGTTTAAATAATCTTAATAATTGGCGGGACCGAttcttttttagatttgaGAATCTTCACAGATTCCTCGATAAATTAaccatttaatattatatcaaaattcataaatttttaattatatcaaaattcataaatttttaattagtgaGACATGGATGTTTCCCACTGGCGGGAGTGGTGCTATGATCAACACCTTTAAATGGTTAAGTCATTGTTTATACCATGTCCAATTGAGGTAGGGTAACTCTTGTGTACCTTGGAGGCTAGATGGTCCCAATATTACAACATTCCCCACTATCACATGGTTGTTTCGTACTTGAGACACTGCAATGGAGATTCCGAGATTCGATAATGCCGCCTTGAATAAGATCTAATCGAGCTCAACAAGTTTTTCCTACGTACCCTCAAATCTTGTCTCTTTAGCTCGATGAGGCTGAAAACCCTCACCTAGGAACAAATCGATGTAGGACTATATGGTTGTTCGTACATATGAGCCTACGTGGACTTCACCTCTAGCATATTCAATCAAacaattgacaaaaaaaataatacagaCAAATGATAACTTCTTATATTTGTGTCggtctattattattattataattgtgTTAAATTATTATCCAAGTTACTTATAAAGTTTGGTAAATGGGTCTTTCTTGAAAAATTTATTAGCTTATAGTGACACGTGGAATATTTAATTGTGATTGTCACATTGATTAACATTTTCAAACCATATTAtatacaattaattaattgattattgCATGCAATAATATAGGAAGTAGTTTATTAGCCTATTGGTAGAGGCTGctaggatatatatataccacGTGGCATTATGTGATTGGATTATGCAACAACTTACTTGCTGAAGTGGGAACTTGTCTCCATTAAAGGGGATTTGAAATTATTCATCAtcaactatataataaaataaaataaaaaattttagttgTTGGAGGACTTTGGATTTATAtaagaatttatttaaatcaagaaaaaataaaattatttattttattttattatatagcTATTTGGGTTTGAACGGATTCCAAACGTTGGGCCTTAAATGTTATTGGGCTTGTTATAAGGCCCAAAGGGTAGGGGAATTGGGCCTTGGGGAAATTATTGGTGCAAGCCCACGTGGTCGGTAGCAAATTTTATAAcctgaatattttaaattttaaaaaaaatatatttatttaataataataataatatacgACGAGCGTACATGAGCCCATTACGATGAAAAGAGCGGCCCATAGAAAGCGCGGGACTGAGATGGACCAAATCGCCGATTTATATGAAATCTTACCCTTTTTTTTGCTGACATTTCTCCGTCAACGCTGCACCGCCAATTCGATCCAATTTCGTATATTCGGGATCTTCTTGCTGGCCGATCTAGCCAGCTCTGAGTCGTAGTCATGGCGTCAGCCAATGGTAAGGTACGATTGTCGAAGGAATCCCGCTTAGTTTCTTGCTTTTTGCGTTCAATTTCACGATTTGTCCGTTTtggattccttttttttttttttttttttttattcgaatgcctttttccttcaattttattgTCTGGATCTATCTGTGTGTGTTTAGAATcgtcttttcttcttttctgaaAGCTTGATTTCATCTGGTTGGGCGGTGATTTGATTAGCGAGTGCTGGTTTGGATCggaattttgttttggttttctttttggctGGAATTCTATGGGAGGAAAATTGAGCTTCTGATTGTTTGGCACACGCATTGTAGGACCTGTAAATCTTGGTTTTTGGTGTGGAATTTGTCTTTTGGGGGAAATTTTAGGGAAAGATGAATCGTGCGGACAAATTGTCGTTTCAAATTGGGGAATTTCGAGCCGGTAGGTTGTGAATGTGTAATCAGACTGTTCTGTTATATATGCGTTCATCATTAAAGCTTGTTTAGCATTTGAATCTACTATTTGTTTTATGGAGAAATAGTTTAAGATCGAACAGGGCCAGGTTTAAGAAATCTGATGAAGAGAAGCCAATTTGGTGTATGCCCTAGTTTTGAATTAAGATAAATTTGAACAGAATTGCCTGTTATTAGTTCTCGAATGGTAATTTCTCATTAATAAAAGTGGATCTCCATTTCTGAAAGCGTCTAATTAGTAATGCCTTCATGAAATCTATGCATAATTAGATCATCCATTACTCAAGGAAAATATGAAATGGTGGGTTTTGTTCATTGAAGAATCAACTTCAATTTTGTGGCTCATTGTGATGGTGTATTAACTGTTGTTCTGTAAGTAAACAGGGAAATGTGATGAACGATGTTGCAGCAAAAGGATTCAATCCAGGGCTAATGGTACTTCTTCTTGTTGGTGGGTTGCTGCTGATTTTCCTCATAGGGAACTATGCACTTTACTTGTATGCACAGAAGAATCTCCCtcccaagaagaagaagccagtttctaaaaagaaaatgaagagggAAAGACTGAAGCAAGGAGTGTCTGCACCTggagagtaaaagaaaaaaatgaccaAGTGTTTAACTTCCCGAGGTTTCCTTCTTAGAACGGTTTGATTTTCCCCACAATTTTCATACATAGACTGCCTAGAAAGTTCTTACagttgtttatttcttttatttgctGTCTCTTAACTCTTCAGGAATTGATCTTGATTGTGAGTTTCTAACTCATATTACATTACATGGGCTCTTTTCTCAAGGTTCCATTGGTTCTTTTCTGCTTATTCTCCTTTTTTTGGTACGCACCAGAAAGATTTCTGTTTCTCCATCTTTAAACAGCCTTAACTCAGTCCTTTTTACTGTtagaatcttttctttttctgccTTTGAATCTTGCAATAAATGGTGGGGTTAGATTGTAGAGTCTCTATAGGGTTGAGTGATGGATTTGTGTAACTCTCTGTTTAGAAGATTAGAACACACTCTTTTGAACAGGAAGACACTCATAAATTTGTCACAAGGAACATGTAGTCAACTAAGGAAGAGACATGTTCCTCAAGGGGCCATTACTACCACTTATTTGAATCACGTGGAACACTAGAGACCATTGAAGCACAGAAAAGCTTACCTTTTACTGAAGCAAGTCATGTTGCCCCCCCTTGTGTGTTTTTTGTGGGATTCATTGTTTTCAAGTCTCCATCAACATAATTTCGAATGCTCTGCTGATATAAAAACACACTGCTTTTAGACTTTTACTGTTTTGTCATGTTGGCTGCTAGCTCAGTTGCTTGCTTTACTATACTCCCGCAGGCAAGTAAGTCAGTGGCTTTTGATATTGGGCAATAAAGCACCCCATTTTTTGCTTTAACATTGCTTGTGGTAAAGGCACAGTACCTGACTCGACTCTTTTGAAATTAGGTTATGCGCATTTGTTTTTGCTCCTATGGTAGATGGGGGACAAGTATTTGTTTTATGCATATGTTGTCATTGTCGTTTACACCCTATCAATTCAATATGAGCACGTTCAAATAGTTAAAAGGCCTATTATTGAATAGGatatatttggtttttttttttttttttttttttttttttttttttNTCTTAACGTGGGTTCTGTTTTTAAGTTTCATCACTAATTGCAAGACCCCCATCAACcgaagaggggaatgaaaggaaatatttctgtgtggaaacctactagcagacgcattttaaaaccgtgaacctgatgatacgtaacaggccaaagtaaagtagacaatatcttttaGTAATGAActtttattacaaaatggtattagagttagacacaATATCTTTTAGTAATGAActtttattacaaaatggtattagagttaagACACATGCAGTGTACAAGTATTAGAGtgtacaagggtgtggaaatctctctctaacgaacatgtttgaaaattgtgagaccgacagcgatacataacggactTGGGCTCTTACACTAATTCTATCCCATTAAACATCACGAAACGAGAATGTTTGGACATGTTCATGGACAAATTTGAAGGACATGTTCATGGACGAATTTGAGATCTGTTCATATGATTCACCCAACAAAATTGGAGTGGTGAAAAATAGAGGAaggagtgaagaagaagaaagaggaaagaaagtaTATAATGAGACAGGACATGTGAAGGAAACTaatgaaaaatgtaataaatattttcttataaataataaagaacaGAGTCAGAGAGTATCCAAAGATGCTTTATTTAAATTCCCTCACTTCCCATCACTCCTCCAACTGTCTTCACAAATTGAAAGAACCACTAAACTGAACTAAAACCAAACCCATTAACAGTTCAAAGATTGTTCATAAACCACAAGATTTACAGAAGaaccaaaaaatatatatatcaatattcatgtttttctataaataaaaaagaaaaaaagaaaaaaagaaaaagggaacaCTTACTGTATATCATGAATTGTGTTTGGTAAGCATGAATCAGGAATC
This portion of the Cucurbita pepo subsp. pepo cultivar mu-cu-16 chromosome LG08, ASM280686v2, whole genome shotgun sequence genome encodes:
- the LOC111799694 gene encoding peroxidase 21-like codes for the protein MAAKNNFSLLILLLLVQLFYSGRAELQMNYYAKSCPKAEEIIKQQVTELYYEHGNTAVSWLRNLFHDCVVQSCDASLLLETTVGVESEKDSDRSFGMRNFKYVNKIKVAVENACPQTVSCADIVALSARDGIVMLKGPHIDLKTGRRDSKMSYSNLVEELVPKHNESLVNVLSRFKSIGIDTEATVALLGAHSVGRVHCVNLVERLYPTVDRTIDPNYAQYLKVRCPTPNPDPEAVLYSRNDRETPMILDNMYYKNVLEHKGLLIVDQELVSNPLTLPYVKKFAADNKYFHDQFARGIRLLSENNPLTADQGEIRKDCRYVN
- the LOC111800252 gene encoding L-type lectin-domain containing receptor kinase VIII.1 — encoded protein: MVNFSQFSTSFTFMLLLFSFSSAGIFNSAAVIAVTAAATEFDFGTVALSSLKLLGDAHLNNGSVMLTRDLAVPNSGAGRVLYAQPIRFRQPGIDYLASFSTFFSFSITNLNPSSIGGGLAFVISPNADTVGGAGGFLGLADDRGLGFVAVEFDTLMDVEFKDINGNHVGLDLNDMVSLQVKDLDGIGIDLKSGDTVNSWIEYDGSSRIFEIFVSYSNLKPTEPLLSFNLDLDPYLNDFMYVGFSGSTQGSTEVHSVDWWSFTSSFDSNYPPGAVPPPPTTTLMNPAANIAQSPPPTQPPSGSNSVTQKDTKSPSCHNGLCKQNAGAVVGVVTAGAFVLALFAGGLIWVYSKKIKRVKKSDSLASEIIKTPKEFTYKELKIATKCFNSNRIIGHGAFGTVYKGIMPETGDIVAVKRCSHSTQGKTEFLSELSIIGTLRHRNLVRLQGWCHEKGEILLVYDLMPNGSLDKALFEARTPLPWPHRRKILLGVASALAYLHQECENQVIHRDIKTSNIMLDEGFNARLGDFGLARQVEHDKSPDATVAAGTMGYLAPEYLLTGRATEKTDVFSFGAVVLEVASGRRPIEKETVSAARGGRFGVNSNLVDWVWNLHRDGRLLTAADGRLSGEFDESEMRKVLLVGLACSHPDPMTRPTMRSVVQMLIGDSEIPIVPRAKPSTSFSTAHLLLTLQDSVSDLNGMIAISASSSEVSFKGMDLISLDDRTVEIHQTSE
- the LOC111800253 gene encoding DNA-binding protein S1FA-like isoform X1, with protein sequence MASANGKGNVMNDVAAKGFNPGLMVLLLVGGLLLIFLIGNYALYLYAQKNLPPKKKKPVSKKKMKRERLKQGVSAPGE
- the LOC111800253 gene encoding DNA-binding protein S1FA-like isoform X2, which encodes MNDVAAKGFNPGLMVLLLVGGLLLIFLIGNYALYLYAQKNLPPKKKKPVSKKKMKRERLKQGVSAPGE